One segment of Neobacillus endophyticus DNA contains the following:
- a CDS encoding amino acid ABC transporter substrate-binding protein yields the protein MKKLSVIFTLVLSFMFLLSACGTADNNKTGDNTKKSDSSQTAGGDLLKQVKDAGVLTIGTEGTYSPFTFHDNSGKLTGFDVEIAQEVAKRLGVKAEFKETQWDAMFAGLDAKRFDMIANEVGINPDRQKKYDFSSSYITSEAVVITAKNNNKVKSFNDIKGLNSAQSLTSNYADLAKKYGAKIVGVDGFEQAIELLSQKRVDVTVNDKIAFLDYTKQKPNAPVKIAATSADASQSAFMFRKGSNTLVDAVNKALKDMIADGTYKKISEKWFGQDVLK from the coding sequence ATGAAAAAATTATCAGTTATTTTTACTCTAGTTTTAAGTTTTATGTTTTTACTATCTGCTTGCGGTACTGCAGATAACAATAAAACAGGCGATAATACAAAAAAATCCGATTCCAGCCAGACAGCAGGCGGGGATTTATTGAAACAAGTAAAGGATGCAGGTGTACTGACAATTGGTACTGAAGGTACATATTCTCCATTCACGTTCCATGATAACAGCGGCAAACTAACTGGTTTTGATGTTGAGATTGCCCAAGAAGTAGCAAAGCGCCTTGGTGTGAAAGCGGAATTTAAAGAAACTCAATGGGATGCCATGTTTGCAGGCCTTGACGCAAAACGTTTTGACATGATCGCCAATGAAGTAGGCATTAATCCTGACCGTCAGAAAAAATATGATTTCTCAAGCTCGTATATCACTTCAGAAGCTGTTGTTATTACTGCGAAGAACAACAATAAAGTAAAATCTTTCAATGACATTAAAGGCTTAAACTCTGCACAATCATTGACAAGTAACTATGCAGATTTGGCGAAAAAATATGGTGCTAAAATTGTCGGCGTAGACGGCTTTGAACAAGCAATTGAGCTTCTTTCTCAAAAGCGTGTTGACGTAACGGTGAATGACAAAATTGCATTCCTAGATTATACAAAACAAAAACCAAATGCACCGGTGAAAATTGCAGCTACCAGCGCTGATGCATCACAAAGTGCATTTATGTTCAGAAAAGGTTCTAATACACTTGTGGATGCTGTAAATAAGGCATTAAAAGACATGATTGCTGACGGCACATACAAAAAAATCTCTGAGAAATGGTTTGGTCAAGATGTACTTAAGTAG
- a CDS encoding amino acid ABC transporter permease, with protein MYLSSIFTDPRLIDIAKSSLQPMLEGAVMYTIPLTIISFVVGLILAVLTALARISSIKFLQIIARIYVSIIRGTPLLVQLFIIFYGLPNIGVTLDPYPSAVIGFSLNVGAYASEIIRAAILSTPKGQWEAAYSIGMSYSQALRRIILPQAARVSVPPLSNTFISLVKDTSLASLVLVTEMFRHAQEIASRNYEFLLVYSEAALLYWVICFLLSIVQQFLEKRMDRYLA; from the coding sequence ATGTACTTAAGTAGTATTTTTACTGACCCTCGGTTAATTGACATTGCAAAAAGTTCCCTCCAGCCCATGCTGGAGGGAGCTGTCATGTATACGATTCCCTTAACCATTATTTCCTTTGTTGTCGGACTCATTTTAGCCGTACTGACAGCATTGGCCCGCATTTCAAGTATTAAATTTTTGCAAATCATTGCAAGAATCTATGTTTCGATCATTCGCGGTACACCATTATTGGTTCAGCTTTTCATTATTTTCTATGGGCTGCCTAATATCGGTGTCACCCTTGATCCGTATCCTTCTGCGGTCATTGGTTTTTCCTTAAACGTTGGAGCCTATGCATCGGAAATCATTCGGGCAGCAATTCTCTCTACACCAAAAGGACAATGGGAAGCAGCATATTCGATTGGGATGTCTTATTCCCAGGCATTAAGAAGAATTATTCTGCCCCAAGCCGCAAGAGTATCCGTCCCGCCATTATCCAATACGTTTATCAGTCTTGTTAAAGATACATCGCTTGCGTCACTTGTACTTGTTACCGAAATGTTTCGCCATGCACAGGAAATAGCTTCCCGAAACTATGAATTTTTATTGGTTTATTCAGAAGCTGCTTTATTGTATTGGGTCATTTGCTTTCTACTATCCATTGTTCAGCAATTCTTGGAAAAAAGAATGGATCGGTATTTGGCCTAA
- a CDS encoding amino acid permease, with protein MGKTNKLGFWLLTALVVGNMVGSGIFMLPRSLSAAASPAGVIAAWLLTGFGVLMLALVFGNLGIRKPNIQGGPQIYAGQLFKQGSKASTLSGFMSSWGYWIGNIAGIVAVITTFAGYLSTFFPVLTSNAPLVTINGFTLRVGNGLTFIICTILLWGIHFIILRGMESAGRLNFVATAAKVAGFFLFIIVGLFAFQKSNILPFVAPRTDAAGHTLGLLPQVNNAAVNTLWAFIGIESAMVFSGRAKKSSDIKGATILGLLISLVIYVGISFLAMGMLDQKTLIHSDKPLIDAIQTVMGPLGCKVLAAIGLISLFGSTIGWVMLSAEVPYQAAKQRLFLPSFMKENKKGLPVFSLLLTNGLGQLFIFSTVSKSISGAFDFIVLIATLAYLVPYFISSIYQMKLVITGETYEGNKTRWMDGVIAILATIYSTWVIIAGTADIKTFTYGVLLLASGLFFCRPLMKKQEKVEQKNTVSA; from the coding sequence ATGGGAAAAACAAATAAATTAGGATTTTGGCTGTTAACCGCACTTGTTGTTGGAAATATGGTTGGTTCTGGTATATTTATGCTGCCAAGATCGCTTTCAGCAGCAGCAAGTCCTGCAGGAGTTATTGCAGCATGGCTGCTTACTGGCTTTGGAGTATTAATGCTTGCTTTGGTATTTGGCAATTTGGGGATCCGAAAGCCCAATATTCAGGGTGGACCGCAAATATATGCCGGCCAACTGTTTAAACAAGGTTCCAAAGCTTCTACCCTATCAGGATTTATGTCTTCTTGGGGCTACTGGATTGGAAATATTGCCGGTATTGTTGCGGTCATAACCACTTTTGCGGGGTACCTGTCAACCTTCTTTCCCGTTTTAACAAGCAATGCTCCATTGGTTACCATTAACGGCTTCACATTAAGAGTAGGAAATGGATTGACATTTATAATATGCACGATCCTGTTATGGGGAATACATTTCATTATTTTACGCGGAATGGAAAGCGCCGGAAGGTTAAACTTTGTAGCTACAGCTGCTAAAGTGGCAGGATTTTTCTTATTTATCATCGTTGGGTTGTTTGCATTTCAAAAAAGCAATATCTTGCCGTTTGTGGCGCCGCGTACAGACGCTGCCGGACATACGCTCGGTCTGCTGCCGCAAGTGAATAATGCAGCTGTTAATACTTTGTGGGCCTTTATCGGAATTGAATCGGCTATGGTGTTTTCAGGTCGAGCTAAAAAAAGCTCCGACATAAAAGGAGCAACCATTCTAGGGCTATTGATCTCTCTGGTTATTTATGTCGGAATCAGCTTTCTTGCCATGGGTATGCTCGACCAAAAAACATTGATCCACTCTGACAAACCATTAATAGATGCCATTCAGACTGTTATGGGTCCTTTAGGCTGTAAGGTTCTTGCAGCAATAGGTTTAATTAGCTTATTCGGGTCGACCATTGGCTGGGTTATGCTAAGTGCGGAAGTACCTTATCAAGCGGCAAAGCAGAGATTATTCCTGCCAAGCTTTATGAAGGAAAATAAAAAGGGATTGCCTGTTTTTTCGCTTTTATTAACAAATGGATTAGGTCAATTGTTTATTTTTTCAACTGTTTCCAAATCGATTTCTGGGGCATTTGACTTTATTGTATTAATAGCTACCCTGGCCTATTTAGTTCCGTATTTTATTTCTTCAATCTATCAGATGAAATTAGTGATCACTGGTGAAACATATGAAGGCAATAAAACAAGGTGGATGGATGGCGTCATTGCCATTTTGGCTACCATTTATTCAACATGGGTCATTATTGCAGGGACAGCGGACATTAAAACCTTTACTTATGGTGTACTCCTGTTGGCCAGTGGTTTATTCTTCTGCCGCCCGCTGATGAAAAAACAGGAAAAGGTAGAACAAAAAAATACAGTATCTGCCTAA
- a CDS encoding acyl-CoA thioesterase, translated as MDAKTCNESRVVRTSRIFPNDVNNHNTLFGGKLMSDIDMLASITAGRHSRKECVTASTDSVDFLSPITPKDSVCMESFVTWTGTTSMEVFVKVIAENLLTGDRKIAATAFLTFVALDDNGQPSGVPGIIPETEEEKKLFETGKERAEKRKLHRKNSKELASYFTTRKPWE; from the coding sequence ATGGATGCAAAAACATGCAATGAGTCAAGAGTGGTAAGAACAAGCAGGATTTTCCCTAATGATGTAAACAATCATAATACACTGTTTGGTGGAAAATTAATGAGTGATATTGATATGCTGGCATCTATAACGGCTGGAAGGCATAGCCGAAAAGAGTGTGTTACGGCATCAACCGATTCTGTGGATTTCTTAAGCCCTATTACACCAAAGGATTCCGTCTGTATGGAATCTTTCGTTACCTGGACTGGTACAACTTCAATGGAGGTTTTTGTTAAAGTGATTGCAGAAAATCTGTTAACTGGTGATCGTAAAATTGCTGCCACAGCTTTTTTGACCTTTGTCGCACTTGATGACAACGGCCAACCTTCTGGAGTCCCTGGGATCATCCCAGAAACGGAAGAGGAGAAGAAACTCTTTGAAACAGGAAAAGAACGAGCCGAAAAGCGGAAATTGCATCGAAAAAACAGTAAAGAACTGGCAAGCTATTTTACCACAAGGAAGCCATGGGAATAA
- a CDS encoding serine hydrolase domain-containing protein — MKIKSLIVPLLAVIMGASQTGCQSQYSQQERIVSAKSGHRAIAQKQANIAWKIRDYIRSNDINGSIAILKGEKILFNEGAGFSNFNKRMTNTAETTYPIGSITKSIVAVSVIQLQEKGKLNVLDPISKYIPDFPNGDQIKLLHLLNHTSGVKTPIILNRDPKPSDIMQKIVNDEVKFPAGSKWDYNDINYFILGLIVEKTAGEPLHDYIQKNIFDKAMMHHSGFMTTKNPAPYRSVGYVKAGRQVILAPKLNIPLLFGCGDIYSTVLDLCLFDQALMGGKLISTPSVKKMLTPGSTSSYGLGVYNKGNRYYSRGVLSGFESIHAYYHDKTAIAILLNTRDKQTDIHKMAEDLYQLSSNS, encoded by the coding sequence GTGAAGATTAAAAGCTTAATCGTCCCGCTGCTTGCAGTCATTATGGGCGCTTCCCAGACTGGCTGTCAATCCCAGTATTCACAGCAAGAACGCATTGTCTCCGCAAAAAGCGGGCACCGGGCCATTGCTCAAAAGCAGGCGAACATTGCTTGGAAGATAAGGGACTATATTCGTTCCAATGATATAAATGGCAGTATTGCAATTTTGAAAGGGGAAAAAATCCTGTTTAACGAAGGGGCCGGTTTCTCCAATTTTAATAAAAGAATGACTAATACTGCCGAGACAACATATCCGATCGGTTCGATCACCAAATCCATTGTAGCTGTCAGTGTGATTCAACTTCAGGAAAAAGGAAAACTCAATGTGCTTGATCCGATTTCTAAGTATATTCCTGATTTTCCAAACGGAGATCAAATCAAACTGCTTCATTTATTAAATCACACTTCAGGTGTAAAGACGCCGATCATTCTAAACCGAGATCCAAAGCCATCAGACATTATGCAGAAAATCGTAAACGATGAAGTTAAATTCCCTGCTGGCTCGAAGTGGGATTACAATGATATTAACTATTTTATACTTGGCCTTATTGTCGAAAAAACAGCAGGGGAACCGCTTCACGATTATATTCAAAAAAATATTTTCGATAAAGCGATGATGCATCATTCCGGCTTTATGACAACAAAGAATCCTGCACCATATCGTTCGGTTGGTTATGTGAAAGCGGGCCGCCAGGTCATCCTTGCTCCGAAACTAAATATTCCGCTCTTGTTTGGGTGTGGTGATATCTATTCAACCGTATTGGATTTATGTTTATTTGATCAGGCTTTAATGGGAGGAAAGCTTATATCAACACCAAGTGTAAAAAAAATGCTGACACCTGGATCGACTTCCTCCTATGGTTTAGGTGTGTATAATAAAGGCAATCGCTATTACAGCAGAGGGGTTCTGAGCGGCTTTGAATCGATACATGCCTACTATCATGATAAAACGGCCATAGCCATTCTGCTGAACACTCGGGATAAACAGACAGATATTCATAAAATGGCCGAAGATCTTTATCAGTTATCTTCAAACAGCTGA
- the nadE gene encoding ammonia-dependent NAD(+) synthetase has product MNLQQQIMQDLNVSPDINPKEEIRKRIDFLKNYLLKTKAKGYVLGISGGQDSTLAGRLAQLTVEEMRKEGTDVQFIAVRLPYGVQKDEEDAMRSLAFIRADREVVFNVKSPVDEVQNEYNASVQGEALSDYHKGNVKARMRMIAQYAVGGMEGLLVIGTDHAAEAVTGFFTKYGDGGADILPLSGLTKRQGKALLKELGADERLYLKVPTADLLDHKPGQADETELGISYDELDDYLEGKAISPEVAEKIEKRYLVTEHKRRLPVSMFDDWWK; this is encoded by the coding sequence ATGAATTTGCAGCAGCAAATTATGCAAGATTTAAATGTTAGCCCCGACATTAATCCGAAGGAAGAAATCCGCAAACGGATCGACTTTTTGAAAAATTATTTGCTGAAAACAAAAGCGAAGGGTTACGTTTTGGGAATCAGCGGGGGACAGGACTCTACACTTGCCGGAAGACTTGCTCAGCTGACGGTTGAGGAGATGCGTAAGGAAGGAACAGACGTACAATTTATAGCAGTCCGACTTCCCTATGGTGTCCAGAAGGATGAGGAGGATGCCATGCGTTCCCTTGCCTTTATTCGTGCAGACCGTGAAGTGGTTTTTAATGTCAAATCACCTGTAGATGAAGTGCAAAACGAGTATAACGCCAGTGTTCAAGGTGAAGCGTTAAGCGATTATCATAAAGGGAATGTGAAGGCAAGAATGAGAATGATCGCCCAATACGCGGTAGGCGGAATGGAAGGGCTTCTTGTTATCGGCACTGATCATGCTGCAGAGGCGGTAACAGGATTTTTTACCAAGTACGGCGATGGCGGGGCAGATATTCTTCCGTTATCCGGTCTAACAAAGCGTCAGGGAAAAGCATTATTGAAAGAGCTTGGAGCGGATGAACGACTTTATCTTAAGGTCCCTACAGCCGATCTTCTTGACCATAAGCCAGGTCAAGCGGATGAGACAGAGCTTGGAATTTCTTATGATGAACTGGATGATTATTTAGAAGGAAAGGCCATTTCACCAGAGGTTGCTGAAAAGATTGAAAAACGTTATCTGGTAACAGAACATAAACGCCGTCTTCCAGTATCTATGTTTGATGACTGGTGGAAATAA